A single window of Undibacterium sp. 5I1 DNA harbors:
- the cheY gene encoding chemotaxis response regulator CheY, which yields MADQNLKFLVVDDFSTMRRIVRNLLKELGYSNVDEAEDGAMGLAKLKSGDFDFVISDWNMPNMDGLTMLQHIRADPALAKLPVLMVTAEAKKENIIAAAQAGANGYVVKPFTAATLDEKLSKIFEKLGKPA from the coding sequence ATGGCCGATCAGAATCTCAAATTTTTAGTTGTTGATGACTTTTCAACGATGCGCCGTATTGTACGTAATTTGCTTAAAGAGCTTGGATACTCTAATGTCGATGAGGCAGAGGATGGTGCCATGGGATTAGCCAAATTGAAAAGTGGTGATTTCGATTTCGTGATTTCTGACTGGAATATGCCTAACATGGATGGGCTGACGATGTTGCAACACATTCGTGCTGATCCAGCGCTTGCTAAGTTGCCAGTATTAATGGTGACTGCCGAGGCGAAAAAAGAAAATATTATTGCGGCTGCTCAAGCAGGTGCAAATGGTTATGTTGTGAAACCATTTACAGCAGCGACTCTTGATGAGAAATTATCGAAAATTTTTGAAAAATTAGGAAAGCCTGCATAG
- a CDS encoding chemotaxis response regulator protein-glutamate methylesterase yields MKIKVLIVDDSALIRSVLSEIISRQPDMEVVGVAPDPLVARDLIKQTNPDVLTLDVEMPKMDGLDFLEKLMRLRPMPVIMVSSLTERGSEITMRALELGAVDFVTKPKLSIQSGMLEYAELIADKIRAASKARIRPRAVHASDLNKGDLTALPMVKNPLTSSEKLIIIGASTGGTEAIKNFLVQMPSDCPGILITQHMPEGFTRSFAKRLDGLCKISVSEAAGGERVLPGHAYIAPGHSHLLLARSGANYVTQLDAGPAVNRHRPSVDVLFRSAATYAGKNAVGVILTGMGKDGAVGMLEMKNAGAYNFAQDEATCVVFGMPREAIAIGATHEVGPLNELPTKVLHYLALHGSRALRV; encoded by the coding sequence ATGAAAATTAAAGTATTGATTGTGGACGATTCGGCGCTAATACGGAGCGTTCTCAGTGAGATCATTAGCAGACAGCCCGATATGGAAGTCGTTGGCGTCGCGCCCGATCCGTTGGTCGCCAGGGATTTGATCAAGCAAACAAATCCAGATGTTTTGACGCTTGATGTTGAAATGCCAAAGATGGATGGGCTAGATTTTTTAGAAAAACTCATGCGCCTTAGACCGATGCCAGTCATTATGGTTTCGTCTTTGACTGAGCGTGGATCTGAAATCACCATGCGAGCGCTAGAACTGGGCGCAGTCGATTTTGTTACCAAACCAAAGCTATCGATTCAAAGCGGTATGTTGGAATATGCAGAACTGATTGCCGATAAAATTCGTGCTGCTTCAAAGGCGCGAATTCGACCACGGGCAGTTCATGCAAGTGATTTGAATAAAGGTGACTTAACTGCACTGCCAATGGTGAAAAATCCGCTGACCAGTAGTGAAAAACTCATCATCATTGGCGCTTCTACTGGTGGAACAGAAGCGATCAAGAATTTTTTAGTTCAAATGCCCTCGGATTGCCCTGGGATTTTAATCACTCAACATATGCCTGAGGGTTTTACTCGTTCTTTCGCTAAAAGATTAGACGGGCTTTGTAAAATTTCAGTTAGTGAGGCCGCTGGTGGCGAGCGTGTATTGCCAGGACATGCTTATATTGCGCCTGGCCATTCCCACTTGCTTTTGGCCAGGAGTGGCGCAAATTATGTGACCCAGCTAGATGCCGGTCCTGCAGTGAACCGACATCGCCCCTCTGTAGATGTTTTGTTTCGCTCTGCGGCCACCTATGCCGGTAAAAATGCAGTTGGCGTTATTCTGACCGGAATGGGCAAGGATGGTGCTGTTGGTATGTTGGAGATGAAAAACGCAGGCGCCTATAATTTTGCCCAAGACGAAGCAACTTGTGTAGTATTTGGAATGCCTCGAGAAGCAATCGCAATCGGTGCGACACATGAAGTTGGTCCCTTAAATGAGTTGCCAACCAAGGTTTTGCATTATCTTGCGTTACACGGTAGTCGAGCCTTGCGCGTTTAA